The DNA sequence gatttggggagtcataccaaacttcttcaacagcCTGAGGTAAAACAGGCGTTGTTGTGCTTTTGTTTTAACCACACGGCCGGTGTGTACAGCACACGTGAGGTCGAGGGTGATACTTATGCCGAGGATctgaaagctgttcaccctctctaccccagatccattgatgtcaataggggttagcctgtctccattcctactgtcgtccacaatcagctcctttgtttttgcgatattgtgggtgaggttgttttcttgacaccattgtgtcagggagagagtggggggacaGAGGTGGAGTTCATGGAAGGAGAGTGTAGGAGATGGTCAGATAACAAGAGAGAGAGGCGAGAAGGGGGTGGGAAGAGAGGAAGAGTGCTTCATTTTATGcagcgctctctctccctccttactCTCTCTTTCCCAGGCATCTCTCTGAGACGTGTGTGACAGAACTTGTCCTCTCTCCAGGTAAAGCCAGCTGTGGAGAAAGATATGGACATGAAGCTAAAGGAGTACGACGCGAAGTTGTACTGTACGCAGGTGGTTGCCGGGACAATGTATTACATCAAGGTAACGGCAGCTGTAAACTCCTTACAACATAGCACggtggaagggtggggggggggtggtgctggTGACGGAGATGACGAGGGGGCGAAATGGATGAAGCAGATCACGGAGGCGTGGACTTAACGTATGGAATCAGAGAAACAAGAATGGGCTGAAATGGAGGAAGGGGGTCATGAAAACATGAAGAGggctggggagggaggggatagaGACGATGATGGGGCAAATTGGAAGGAAGAGGTCATGGAGAGGTGGTAGGTGCGAAATATAGGAAGGCATCATGGAATCGTAGAAGGAGCGAAATGGAGGGAACCACGAAAACATGGAATGGACATGGGAGAGGGGGGGTTCATTATGATTTGGAGGGGACATAGGGGAGGGAGGAGCTGACCGAGACCATAAGGGGTGTCAGAGACAGAGGGATGACAGAGACTGGGACGGTTGTAAGGAGGGCGGGGGTGACGGAAACGAGGACTGGCGCAGATAAGAAGGCGATCCCGAAGACGCGGCATGGCATAGGAGAGAAGAAGTATCACGGAGACAGAAAATTATATGTGTTGGAGAGCATCCGCGAATAAATCCACTCTCCCTATTTTCCTCCTTTCGCAGATTCATATTGGACCCGGAGATGAATGCATCCATGTCAAGATCTTTATCCCACTCCCAAATCTCGGACAAGATACCTGCTTTGGAGGCACGcagaaacacaagaaactctCAGACCCGATCATCGGCTTCTAGAGCaggagggttagtgtgtgtgcgtgcgtgcgcgttcgtgtgtgggagggaggaggtgagagtGGAATGAGGTGGGGATGACAGAAGAAATCCTTCTGCTCCACTCACCCTCCTGCAACGTTGCTGTtacgaacacacacaaaatgcaggaggaactcagcagtccagatagcatctttggagaagagtacacagtcgacatttcgggccttcATCAGATATTCGATACTTCCGTGCTGCGGAGCAAAGTATATTGTCTCTGtactctatctacgcctctcgGAGATTTATAAACCTCTCTTAGGTCATTCCCTCTGTCTCCAGCGCACCAGGTAAAACAACTAAATTCTTCTGA is a window from the Mobula hypostoma unplaced genomic scaffold, sMobHyp1.1 scaffold_95, whole genome shotgun sequence genome containing:
- the LOC134342216 gene encoding cystatin-B-like isoform X1; amino-acid sequence: MEGQTGTEQIVGGLSSPKKANGDIQAIVELMSSACSVKPAVEKDMDMKLKEYDAKLYCTQVVAGTMYYIKIHIGPGDECIHVKIFIPLPNLGQDTCFGGTQKHKKLSDPIIGF
- the LOC134342216 gene encoding cystatin-B-like isoform X2 → MEGQTGTEQIVGGLSSPKKANGDIQAIVELVKPAVEKDMDMKLKEYDAKLYCTQVVAGTMYYIKIHIGPGDECIHVKIFIPLPNLGQDTCFGGTQKHKKLSDPIIGF